A window of Salmo trutta chromosome 31, fSalTru1.1, whole genome shotgun sequence contains these coding sequences:
- the cfap410 gene encoding cilia and flagella associated protein 410: MKLTRKLVLAKAKASDLDSVKKLNCWGCNLTDISIFTQIPHIEVLTLSVNSISSLSPLSGCVCLSELYLRRNLVPSLSELSHLRPLTRLRVLWLAENPCCGTDPSQYRLNVLRCLPRLHKLDNQVVTEEELAFALNEGEEITTPPAAAQKQFSTSGQPENVSSTNGQTEAESENDPLNYSMEETNKIREQLGMKPIPRDKFSSPSPRPAARKSHTLEAVLMLLKDLEEEELRIVHAATQNRQLRIHTHLNTHTLQGETTIDTHTLTHTHSNTHTHTLQH, from the exons ATGAAGCTAACACGGAAGTTGGTCCTGGCCAAAGCCAAAGCCTCGGATCTGGACAGTGTGAAGAAACTCAACTGCTG GGGCTGCAACTTGACAGAC atCTCTATATTTACCCAGATACCCCACATCGAGGTCCTGACTCTCAG CGTGAACTCCATCTCGTCCCTGTCACCTCTGTCGGGCTGCGTGTGTCTGAGTGAGTTGTACCTCAGACGGAATCTCGTCCCTTCTCTCTCGGAGCTCTCCCATCTCCGCCCACTCACACGTCTACGAGTGCTCTGGTTGGCTGAGAACCCCTGCTGCGGAACAGACCCCAGCCAATACCGTCTCAACGTGCTGCGATGCCTGCCACGCCTACACAAACTGGACAACCAGG tggtgACAGAGGAGGAGCTTGCTTTCGCGCTAAACGAGGGAGAGGAGATAACCACACCCCCTGCCGCCGCCCAGAAGCAGTTCTCGACCAGTGGCCAGCCAGAGAACGTCAGCTCCACCAATGGACAGACAGAGGCGGAGTCAGAGAACGACCCCCTCAACTACAGTATGGAGGAGACCAA TAAGATCCGGGAACAGTTGGGGATGAAGCCTATTCCTAGAGACAAGTTCTCCTCCCCATCACCTCGACCTGCAGCTAGGAAG tcccaCACTCTGGAGGCGGTGCTGATGCTGTTgaaagatctggaggaggaggagctacgCATCGTTCACGCGGCAACCCAGAACAGACAGCTccgaatacacacacacctcaatacacacacactgcagggagAGACAaccatcgacacacacacactcacacacacacactccaacactcacacacacacactccaacactga